The Pelorhabdus rhamnosifermentans genome includes a region encoding these proteins:
- a CDS encoding CoA transferase subunit A — MNKTAQLDQLFDKKVHDGMTIMIGGFLGTGAPITCIEKLVERKVKNLTIISAATSIPGGNADLALLFQHKQVKKIITSHMGTCPEAVALYKQGGFKTEYFPLGSLIEKIRAGGAGLGGILTPIGLGTAAQEGKQVMTIAGKDYLLELPLRAELAFIKAFRADQTGNLQYRGTAVNTNTVMATAADYTIAEVNEIVDVGTIEPERVGTPGIFIRAIVQGYSLEEQHQRYRKLLAR; from the coding sequence ATGAATAAAACAGCGCAACTTGACCAACTTTTTGATAAAAAAGTTCATGATGGCATGACCATTATGATTGGTGGTTTTTTAGGTACAGGAGCCCCCATTACATGTATTGAAAAGCTCGTCGAACGCAAAGTAAAAAATTTGACTATTATTTCAGCAGCAACTTCCATTCCGGGCGGTAACGCCGATTTGGCTCTACTATTTCAACACAAACAAGTAAAAAAAATCATTACTTCCCATATGGGCACCTGCCCAGAGGCTGTAGCACTTTATAAGCAAGGCGGTTTCAAAACAGAATATTTTCCTTTAGGATCGTTAATCGAAAAAATTCGCGCTGGCGGAGCGGGTCTCGGCGGCATTCTCACTCCCATTGGATTGGGGACAGCCGCACAAGAAGGTAAGCAAGTCATGACAATCGCTGGCAAAGACTATCTCTTAGAATTGCCTCTACGAGCTGAATTGGCTTTTATCAAAGCCTTTCGTGCCGATCAAACAGGAAATTTACAATACCGGGGCACAGCAGTCAATACTAACACTGTCATGGCTACGGCTGCTGACTATACCATTGCCGAAGTCAATGAAATTGTTGATGTAGGCACTATTGAACCGGAGCGTGTAGGTACACCCGGAATCTTCATCCGCGCCATTGTGCAAGGATACAGTCTAGAGGAACAGCACCAACGTTACCGCAAACTTTTAGCACGCTGA
- a CDS encoding DUF2225 domain-containing protein, giving the protein MVGPTYETEKTCVICSNSFSVTKVRSRLTLTHQDSDFCTHYKEVNPNYYSIWVCPHCGYAGYDAYFEELPQSGRDKVAKFLTSREVNVDFGGTRTCADAVATFKLALFFASLVHVQDSRIATMCLRLGWLYREAEQQDEEKAALDKARQYYEQALLKERTPIGGMSLITMEYLIGELYRLTGKIDEALSYLSKVVGDRQAKLEPRVLDLAREAWHKARDQKKQLKENVVGGRADA; this is encoded by the coding sequence ATGGTTGGTCCAACGTATGAGACCGAAAAAACATGTGTAATTTGTTCGAACTCTTTTTCAGTGACAAAGGTTCGTAGCCGTTTGACTCTGACGCATCAAGACAGTGATTTTTGCACTCATTATAAAGAGGTAAATCCGAATTATTATAGTATTTGGGTTTGTCCGCATTGTGGTTATGCTGGTTATGATGCTTATTTTGAGGAATTGCCACAGTCGGGTCGAGATAAAGTCGCTAAGTTTCTTACGAGTCGTGAAGTGAATGTTGATTTTGGGGGAACTCGAACTTGCGCTGATGCCGTTGCTACGTTTAAATTAGCACTCTTTTTTGCCTCTCTCGTTCATGTTCAAGACAGCCGTATTGCAACCATGTGTTTGCGTTTGGGTTGGCTTTATCGCGAGGCTGAGCAACAGGATGAAGAAAAGGCTGCTCTTGATAAGGCCCGGCAATATTATGAACAAGCTTTGCTCAAGGAACGGACGCCAATTGGCGGTATGAGCTTGATTACAATGGAATATTTAATTGGAGAACTTTATCGGCTTACGGGAAAAATAGATGAAGCTCTATCCTATTTGAGCAAGGTAGTCGGGGATCGCCAGGCTAAATTAGAACCACGCGTATTAGATTTAGCACGCGAAGCTTGGCATAAAGCAAGGGATCAAAAAAAGCAGCTCAAGGAAAACGTTGTGGGGGGCAGGGCCGATGCATAG
- a CDS encoding pyridoxal-phosphate-dependent aminotransferase family protein: MLKKPFLMIPGPTNVPERVLQAMHRPLINHRGPEYEVMFQRISLDIRKIFQTKQPVLIYPAAGTGMMEAAIVNILSPGDKVLALSIGVFGNRLAEIAEKFGAKVEKLEFAWGHQADPALVAQKLAEDKNHEIKAVLMTHNETSTGVTNDIQALAAACSGHPALRVVDAVSSLGAVELKMDEWHLDVVFTGAQKALMLPPGLGFLALSEKAWQAQAASTMPKYYWDAALLKKSLVKWQNPYTPPVTLLFGLAESLTMIEEEGLSAVFHRHQLIGEAVRAAMEALGLGLFADKAGASDTVTSVLVPEGFDVKKIQQHMRDVYGIVLAGGQKQLENKIFRIGHLGYITPSDVLLTISALELTLAALGKEGLQGKGVKAAQDVFLAELSKQ, from the coding sequence ATGTTGAAGAAGCCGTTTTTAATGATTCCTGGACCAACGAATGTTCCTGAAAGAGTCTTACAGGCTATGCATCGTCCACTAATTAATCATCGTGGGCCAGAGTATGAAGTGATGTTTCAACGGATTTCATTAGATATACGGAAAATATTTCAGACAAAGCAACCGGTATTGATTTATCCAGCAGCAGGGACGGGGATGATGGAAGCGGCCATTGTCAATATTTTGTCACCTGGTGATAAAGTGTTAGCTTTGAGTATTGGTGTATTCGGTAATCGTCTGGCTGAAATTGCTGAAAAATTTGGTGCAAAAGTAGAAAAATTAGAGTTCGCGTGGGGGCATCAAGCTGATCCGGCCCTTGTTGCTCAAAAGTTAGCGGAAGACAAGAATCACGAAATTAAAGCAGTTTTGATGACTCATAATGAAACATCAACAGGTGTGACAAATGATATACAGGCACTGGCCGCTGCCTGTAGTGGGCATCCGGCGCTGCGTGTTGTCGATGCCGTCAGTTCTTTAGGCGCTGTTGAATTGAAAATGGATGAATGGCACCTTGATGTCGTCTTTACAGGCGCGCAGAAAGCATTAATGTTGCCACCGGGACTTGGGTTTTTAGCCTTGTCTGAGAAGGCTTGGCAAGCGCAGGCTGCCAGTACCATGCCTAAATATTACTGGGATGCGGCGTTGCTTAAAAAATCGCTAGTTAAGTGGCAGAACCCTTATACTCCGCCTGTCACGTTACTTTTTGGTTTGGCGGAATCACTCACAATGATTGAAGAAGAAGGGCTGTCTGCTGTTTTCCATCGGCATCAACTCATTGGTGAGGCTGTTCGTGCAGCCATGGAGGCACTTGGCTTGGGACTCTTTGCTGACAAAGCGGGTGCTTCTGATACAGTCACGTCGGTGTTAGTTCCTGAAGGGTTTGATGTGAAGAAAATTCAACAGCATATGCGCGATGTTTATGGTATTGTTTTGGCAGGCGGTCAGAAACAACTGGAGAATAAAATATTTAGAATAGGCCACCTTGGCTATATTACACCAAGTGATGTTCTTCTAACAATCAGTGCGTTGGAACTGACACTTGCGGCACTTGGCAAAGAGGG
- a CDS encoding 3-oxoacid CoA-transferase subunit B encodes MNIREMMARRAALELTDGEVVNLGFGIPLSVADYLPAGVETILQTEIGALRLGPSPKLNEADSDFTDSGAQPVTLLPGASLFDLITSFTIIRGGHIDTTILGALEVDQHGNIANWARPLAPGRYAPGMGGAMDLVGGARKVVVTLQHNDKQGHSKILKNCTLPLTGQGSVNVIITEKAVFQVIPTGLVLKEVAEGYTPEDIRSCTEASFSISPDCCHYRLS; translated from the coding sequence ATGAATATTCGTGAAATGATGGCGCGGCGCGCCGCCCTTGAGCTCACTGATGGCGAGGTTGTTAATTTAGGATTCGGTATTCCCCTATCAGTTGCCGACTATTTGCCAGCTGGTGTTGAAACCATTTTACAAACTGAAATTGGCGCCTTACGCCTCGGACCATCTCCTAAGCTGAATGAGGCTGACTCGGATTTTACTGATTCTGGCGCCCAGCCTGTCACTTTATTGCCTGGTGCATCCTTGTTTGATCTTATTACTTCCTTTACAATTATTCGGGGCGGTCACATCGATACGACCATTTTAGGAGCATTAGAAGTCGACCAACATGGAAATATCGCCAATTGGGCTCGGCCTCTTGCCCCTGGACGATATGCACCAGGCATGGGTGGCGCCATGGATCTTGTCGGCGGTGCCCGTAAAGTCGTTGTCACGCTCCAGCACAATGATAAACAGGGCCATTCCAAAATACTGAAAAACTGTACACTCCCACTCACAGGTCAAGGCAGCGTAAATGTTATTATTACAGAAAAGGCCGTCTTTCAGGTAATCCCGACAGGACTCGTCCTGAAAGAAGTGGCTGAAGGATATACGCCAGAAGATATTCGCTCCTGTACAGAGGCATCATTTTCCATATCTCCCGACTGTTGCCATTATCGTCTATCCTAA
- a CDS encoding RrF2 family transcriptional regulator, producing the protein MQFNQATDYAFRVVLYLAYWPEGTIIRGSELALKQNIPTRFLLKIMRSLMQGGLVKSFRGVEGGYALTRKPKEISLYDVIEAMEGPIVIQRCLHEPNNCTKQFGTACPVHQTLKTVQATFIDQLQSIDFATLVHSEGGKTDD; encoded by the coding sequence ATGCAGTTTAATCAAGCAACCGATTACGCATTTCGCGTTGTTTTGTACTTAGCTTATTGGCCTGAAGGAACGATTATACGAGGGTCGGAGCTTGCTTTGAAACAAAATATTCCGACACGGTTTTTACTTAAAATTATGCGGTCGCTAATGCAAGGCGGTTTAGTGAAATCTTTTCGCGGTGTGGAGGGGGGCTATGCGCTTACAAGAAAACCGAAGGAAATTTCTTTGTATGATGTCATTGAAGCAATGGAGGGCCCTATTGTTATCCAGCGTTGTTTGCATGAGCCTAATAATTGTACTAAACAATTTGGTACAGCTTGTCCGGTACATCAAACCCTAAAGACAGTGCAGGCTACCTTCATCGATCAGTTGCAAAGCATTGATTTTGCGACACTGGTCCATAGCGAAGGTGGAAAGACGGACGACTAA
- the malQ gene encoding 4-alpha-glucanotransferase, whose amino-acid sequence MMNSQSFMHNSHERSFRSPFGAVACLQPVYLKITVPENTDITYCTLRLWEEKTGEILLPMKHYLAAQEEGFETTFVPRQLGLVWYYFILEGAGKKIYYGNNQAGFGGVGQIAQEPPPSYQLTVYETAPVPKWYKEGLMYQIFVDRFYRGGSSELKFPAGALNHTHWEDVPVYTKDIQTGEMLAYDFFGGNLQGIMDKLPYLQGLGVTILYLNPIFEAASNHKYDTGNYEEIDASFGTNELFQELCGEAKKRGIAIILDGVFSHTGSDSMYFNKDGHYSSLGAYQSKQSPYYAWYRFEQFPDKYESWWGVDTLPNVDEMQPTYREFVLSSENSVVRQWLKRGAKGWRLDVVDELPALFVKELRQVVKETDSEAVIIGEVWEDASNKTSYSERREYLLGQELDSTMNYPFRRIAVDFILGNSSAYLTHCQVMSLYENYPAEHFFSAMNLIGSHDVPRILSLLGDDSYTGKESIGTLGRRKLTNAQRTKAKVRLKLLVLWQMTFPGVPCIYYGDEAGLEGYTDPLNRRTYPWGQEDQELMAWYHQMIELRQQDVFKQGDFSSFALGEDVYAFIRKRGDQQALVILNRSDQAATVTVNAVWLQNQGVEDVLWHEPVLRDDKGQWIIRLRPCEGKVLMTGEESQHDDRTARRSGVLLHPTSLPSKDQLGAIDESAFQFIDFLAGAKQKLWQILPLNPVGFGESPYQCFSAFAGNPLLIDLQQLTTEKYKPSFDEQPEEYEKARAWKEKQLRSYFAQHKNSWQDTSYAQFCLAQQFWLADYCLFMALRQKYGSPWSSWPPKIRERNKAALGKAKRDLKEEIDYQAFLQYTFFSQWSQLRQYGASKNISFIGDMPLYVAYDSADVWSRPELFDLDSSGSPRAVAGVPPDYFSSTGQLWGNPLYDWQAHEDENYAWWCQRINTLLQYVDEIRFDHFRGLEAYYSIPFHAATAVHGQWCQGPGIKILAAFLQQWNPLPLIAEDLGVITPAVIKLKEEFQLPGMQVLQFSFYDTSEGWARLSVPKQSFVYTGTHDNNTTLGWYRESMRGTREESCLNHYLGSISEQNIAAKLVELAFASHGRTAIVPVQDLLGLDEKSRMNTPGTVGGNWHFRLNEGQLGQSVQLWLTRLTDKYFRS is encoded by the coding sequence ATGATGAATTCTCAGTCCTTTATGCATAACTCTCATGAACGTTCCTTTCGCAGCCCCTTTGGGGCTGTTGCTTGTCTACAGCCTGTTTACTTAAAAATAACTGTACCTGAAAATACGGATATTACTTATTGTACCTTACGTTTATGGGAAGAAAAAACAGGTGAAATACTCCTTCCCATGAAGCACTATTTGGCTGCGCAGGAAGAGGGGTTTGAAACGACGTTTGTACCCAGGCAGCTTGGGCTTGTTTGGTATTACTTTATTTTAGAGGGAGCAGGAAAGAAAATATATTATGGTAACAATCAAGCAGGCTTTGGCGGAGTTGGGCAGATTGCACAGGAGCCGCCGCCGTCTTATCAATTAACTGTGTATGAAACGGCACCCGTTCCGAAGTGGTATAAGGAGGGGTTGATGTATCAAATTTTTGTGGACCGTTTTTATCGCGGTGGCAGTAGTGAGCTAAAATTTCCAGCGGGTGCTCTGAATCATACTCATTGGGAGGATGTACCTGTTTATACCAAGGATATTCAGACAGGCGAGATGCTTGCTTATGATTTTTTTGGCGGGAATTTACAGGGGATTATGGATAAACTGCCTTATTTACAAGGACTTGGTGTCACCATTCTGTATTTGAATCCTATTTTTGAAGCTGCAAGTAACCATAAATATGATACAGGGAATTATGAGGAAATTGATGCTTCTTTTGGTACCAATGAATTGTTCCAGGAATTGTGTGGAGAAGCTAAGAAGCGGGGTATTGCCATTATTCTTGACGGCGTATTCAGTCATACAGGCAGTGATAGTATGTATTTTAATAAGGATGGTCATTATTCTTCGCTTGGGGCATATCAGTCTAAGCAGTCTCCTTATTATGCATGGTATCGTTTTGAGCAGTTTCCTGATAAATATGAGAGCTGGTGGGGCGTCGACACACTTCCTAATGTTGATGAAATGCAGCCGACTTATCGCGAATTTGTGCTCTCATCAGAAAATAGTGTCGTTCGTCAGTGGCTCAAACGAGGAGCTAAAGGCTGGCGGCTTGATGTAGTAGATGAATTACCCGCGCTCTTTGTTAAAGAATTACGGCAGGTTGTGAAAGAGACGGATTCTGAGGCTGTTATTATTGGCGAAGTATGGGAAGATGCCAGTAATAAAACGAGTTACAGCGAGCGTCGAGAATACTTGTTGGGGCAGGAACTCGATTCAACAATGAATTATCCGTTTAGGCGTATTGCCGTTGACTTTATACTTGGTAACAGTAGTGCTTATTTGACGCATTGTCAGGTGATGAGCCTTTATGAAAATTATCCGGCAGAGCATTTTTTTAGTGCCATGAACCTTATTGGCAGTCATGACGTGCCGCGGATACTATCGCTTCTCGGCGATGATAGTTACACAGGAAAAGAATCTATTGGTACGCTGGGGCGGCGCAAGTTAACGAATGCACAGCGAACTAAGGCAAAGGTTCGGCTGAAGCTTCTTGTTTTGTGGCAGATGACTTTTCCAGGCGTTCCTTGTATCTACTATGGTGATGAGGCAGGTTTGGAAGGCTATACAGATCCGCTGAATAGACGAACTTATCCATGGGGGCAGGAAGATCAGGAGCTTATGGCATGGTATCACCAGATGATAGAACTGAGGCAGCAGGATGTTTTTAAGCAAGGCGATTTTTCATCCTTTGCACTTGGCGAAGACGTTTATGCATTTATAAGGAAAAGAGGAGATCAGCAGGCTCTGGTGATTTTGAATCGCAGTGACCAGGCGGCGACTGTGACAGTGAATGCGGTTTGGTTGCAAAATCAAGGAGTTGAGGACGTTCTTTGGCACGAGCCTGTTCTTCGTGATGATAAGGGACAGTGGATTATTAGGCTGCGCCCTTGTGAAGGCAAGGTACTTATGACTGGTGAAGAGTCCCAGCATGATGACAGAACGGCTCGGCGTTCAGGGGTACTGCTTCATCCCACTTCATTGCCGTCTAAAGATCAGTTAGGGGCTATTGATGAATCTGCTTTTCAATTTATTGATTTTTTAGCTGGTGCTAAACAAAAGCTTTGGCAGATTCTCCCTCTAAATCCAGTCGGATTTGGCGAGTCCCCTTATCAGTGCTTTTCTGCTTTTGCCGGTAATCCGCTACTTATTGATTTGCAGCAGTTAACGACAGAGAAATATAAACCGTCTTTTGATGAGCAACCCGAGGAATACGAAAAAGCTCGCGCCTGGAAGGAAAAGCAGTTGCGAAGCTATTTTGCTCAGCATAAAAATTCTTGGCAGGATACTTCTTATGCGCAGTTTTGTTTAGCCCAGCAGTTTTGGCTGGCTGACTATTGTTTATTCATGGCCCTTCGCCAAAAATATGGTTCACCTTGGAGCAGTTGGCCCCCAAAAATTCGTGAACGTAACAAAGCGGCTTTAGGTAAAGCTAAGCGGGACCTCAAAGAGGAAATTGATTATCAGGCTTTTTTACAATATACGTTTTTTTCGCAGTGGAGTCAGTTACGGCAGTATGGGGCAAGCAAAAACATTTCTTTTATTGGCGATATGCCTCTTTATGTTGCCTATGATAGTGCCGATGTTTGGAGCCGGCCGGAGTTATTTGATTTAGATTCCAGTGGTTCTCCCCGAGCCGTTGCAGGTGTTCCCCCCGATTATTTTAGTTCCACAGGGCAATTGTGGGGCAATCCCCTTTATGATTGGCAGGCTCATGAGGATGAAAATTATGCCTGGTGGTGCCAACGCATTAATACATTGCTGCAATACGTCGATGAGATTCGTTTCGATCATTTCCGTGGACTTGAGGCGTATTATTCCATTCCCTTTCATGCTGCAACAGCCGTGCATGGTCAGTGGTGCCAAGGGCCAGGAATAAAGATTTTGGCAGCTTTTCTGCAGCAATGGAACCCTTTGCCGCTTATTGCCGAAGATTTAGGTGTCATAACACCTGCTGTAATAAAGTTGAAAGAAGAGTTTCAACTTCCAGGCATGCAAGTGCTGCAGTTTTCTTTTTATGATACTTCGGAAGGATGGGCGCGCTTGTCGGTGCCAAAACAGTCGTTTGTTTATACAGGTACGCACGATAATAATACAACATTAGGCTGGTATCGTGAGTCTATGCGAGGGACAAGAGAGGAGTCTTGTCTGAATCATTATTTAGGATCTATTTCAGAGCAAAATATTGCGGCGAAACTGGTAGAATTGGCATTTGCCTCTCATGGCAGGACCGCGATTGTTCCTGTGCAGGATCTGCTTGGGTTAGATGAAAAGAGTCGAATGAATACGCCAGGAACAGTAGGCGGCAACTGGCACTTTCGTCTTAATGAGGGGCAGCTTGGCCAGTCTGTTCAGTTGTGGCTGACACGGTTAACAGACAAGTACTTTCGCAGTTAG